From a region of the Hemibagrus wyckioides isolate EC202008001 linkage group LG14, SWU_Hwy_1.0, whole genome shotgun sequence genome:
- the LOC131364269 gene encoding UDP-glucuronosyltransferase 2A2-like yields the protein MYHSALLTILFLLSVPYGVYSGNILVFPVDGSHWINMKVLITELHSKGHNITVIRSSSSLYIKEESPYYKCITVDVGPFDDDFFANFVAVSLQVRQHQKSSWGKIMFGMEVLKKFSEIHEKICNMTSKIFENETMMKSLQQAKFDMVLADPAMGGGVLLAHKLGLPLVFNVRWTMLGEGHFAIAPSPLSYVPVPGAELTDKMTFTQRVINVLTYFITYYQQVRHFGQPYQAFCQKYFGPDVDYFSLLQNADIWLMRNDFTFEFPRPTMPNVVYMGGFQCMPSKPLPDDLEKFVQSSGKHGVIIMSLGSLFGHLEMDIADEIAAAFAQLPQKVIWRHTGPRPSTLGNNTLLVSWMPQNDLLGHTKTKVFVAHGGTNGVQEAIYHGVPILGLPIAFDQPDNLSRMREKGTARVLDISELDRSVFLEALKEMLYNPSYREKMQKLSRLHHDQPIKPLDRAVFWIEYVIRNGGAPHLRTQSFRMSWITYHSVDVMLTLLGALLISGWLTFLLLRCLCFKVIFNKKIKPQL from the coding sequence ATGTATCACTCAGCGCTTCTCACAATTTTGTTCCTGTTGTCTGTTCCATATGGGGTCTATTCTGGTAACATTTTGGTATTTCCAGTTGATGGAAGCCACTGGATTAATATGAAAGTTCTCATTACAGAACTACATTCAAAAGGCCACAACATCACAGTGATTCGCAGTTCAAGCAGTCTGTACATTAAAGAAGAGTCACCCTACTACAAATGCATCACTGTAGATGTTGGTCCATTTGATGATGACTTTTTTGCCAACTTTGTGGCTGTTTCACTACAAGTCCGACAACACCAAAAATCCTCCTGGGGTAAAATCATGTTTGGAATGGAAGTCTTGAAAAAGTTCTCTGAGATTCATGAGAAAATTTGCAACATGACTTCCAAGATATTTGAAAATGAGACCATGATGAAGTCTTTGCAGCAGGCTAAATTTGATATGGTTTTAGCTGACCCTGCTATGGGAGGTGGTGTGTTACTAGCACATAAACTTGgcctccctctggtgttcaatgTTCGCTGGACGATGCTTGGAGAGGGCCATTTTGCCATTGCTCCCTCTCCTCTGTCTTATGTACCTGTTCCTGGAGCAGAGCTAACAGACAAAATGACTTTTACTCAAAGAGTCATAAATGTGTTGACTTACTTCATCACTTACTATCAACAAGTCAGACATTTTGGCCAACCTTACCAGGCTTTTTGTCAGAAATACTTTGGACCTGATGTGGATTATTTTTCCCTTCTTCAGAATGCAGATATTTGGCTCATGAGAAATGACTTTACTTTTGAATTTCCACGACCCACAATGCCAAATGTGGTCTATATGGGTGGCTTCCAGTGCATGCCCTCCAAGCCACTTCCTGATGATCTAGAAAAGTTTGTCCAGAGTTCAGGGAAACATGGGGTCATCATAATGTCTTTGGGATCTCTTTTTGGACATCTTGAAATGGACATTGCAGATGAGATAGCAGCTGCCTTTGCCCAACTGCCTCAAAAAGTCATTTGGAGACACACTGGACCTCGGCCTTCTACCCTTGGCAATAACACATTACTAGTGAGCTGGATGCCACAGAATGACCTACTTGGACACACCAAGACTAAGGTCTTTGTAGCCCATGGAGGAACCAATGGTGTTCAGGAGGCTATCTATCATGGCGTACCCATTTTAGGCCTGCCTATAGCATTCGATCAACCTGATAACCTGTCAAGGATGAGAGAAAAGGGAACAGCTCGAGTCCTGGATATTTCTGAGTTGGACAGATCGGTATTTTTAGAGGCATTAAAGGAGATGCTGTATAatccatcttacagagagaagATGCAGAAGTTGTCTCGACTGCATCATGACCAGCCCATAAAACCTCTTGACCGTGCAGTCTTCTGGATTGAATATGTCATAAGGAATGGCGGTGCGCCTCACTTACGCACACAGTCATTCAGGATGTCCTGGATTACCTATCACTCTGTGGATGTAATGCTCACATTGCTGGGAGCTCTGCTGATTAGTGGCTGGCTAACATTTTTGTTGCTGAGATGTCTTTGTTTTAAAGTAATCTTTAATAAGAAAATCAAACCTCAATTGTAA
- the LOC131364321 gene encoding UDP-glucuronosyltransferase 2A2-like encodes MYHSTLLTILFLLSVPCGVYSGNILVFPVDGSHWINMKVLITELHSKGHNITVIRSSSNLYIKEESPYYKCITVDVGPFDDDFFANFVAVSLQVRQHQKSSWGKIMFGMEVLKKFSEIHEKICNMTSKIFDNETMMKSLQQAKFDMVLADPAMGGGVLLAHKLGLPLVFNVRWTMLGEGHFAIAPSPLSYVPVPGAELTDKMTFTQRVINVLTYFFTYYQQIKHSVQPYQAFCQKYFGPDVDYFSLLQNADIWLMRNDFTFEFPRPTMPNVVYMGGFQCKPSKPLPDDLEKFVQSSGKHGVIIMSLGSLFGYLEMDIADEIAAAFAQLPQKVIWRHTGPRPSTLGNNTLLVSWMPQNDLLGHTKTQVFVAHGGTNGVQEAIYHGVPILGLPIAFDQPDNLSRMREKGTARVLDISELDRSVFLEALKEMLYNPSYREKMQKLSRLHHDQPIKPLDRAVFWIEYVIRNGGAPHLRTQSFRMSWITYHSVDVMLTLLGALLISGWLTFLLLRCLCFKVIFNKKIKPE; translated from the coding sequence ATGTATCACTCAACGCTTCTCACAATTTTGTTCCTGTTGTCTGTTCCATGTGGGGTCTATTCTGGTAACATTTTGGTATTTCCAGTTGATGGAAGCCACTGGATTAATATGAAAGTTCTCATTACAGAACTACACTCAAAAGGCCACAACATCACAGTGATTCGCAGTTCAAGCAATCTGTACATTAAAGAAGAGTCACCCTACTACAAATGCATCACTGTAGATGTTGGTCCATTTGATGATGACTTTTTTGCCAACTTTGTGGCTGTTTCACTACAAGTCCGACAACACCAAAAATCCTCCTGGGGTAAAATCATGTTTGGAATGGAAGTCTTGAAAAAGTTCTCTGAGATTCATGAGAAAATTTGCAACATGACTTCCAAGATATTTGACAATGAGACCATGATGAAGTCTTTGCAGCAGGCTAAATTTGATATGGTTTTAGCTGACCCTGCTATGGGAGGTGGTGTGTTACTAGCACATAAACTTGgcctccctctggtgttcaatgTTCGCTGGACGATGCTTGGAGAGGGCCATTTTGCCATTGCTCCCTCTCCTCTGTCTTATGTACCTGTTCCTGGAGCAGAGCTAACAGACAAAATGACTTTTACTCAAAGAGTCATAAATGTGTTGACTTACTTCTTCACTTACTATCAACAAATTAAGCATTCTGTTCAACCTTACCAGGCTTTTTGTCAGAAATACTTTGGACCTGATGTGGATTATTTTTCCCTTCTTCAGAATGCAGATATTTGGCTCATGAGAAATGACTTTACTTTTGAATTTCCACGACCCACAATGCCAAATGTGGTCTATATGGGTGGCTTCCAGTGCAAGCCCTCCAAGCCACTTCCTGATGATCTAGAAAAGTTTGTCCAGAGTTCAGGGAAACATGGGGTCATCATAATGTCTTTGGGATCTCTTTTTGGATATCTTGAAATGGACATTGCAGATGAGATAGCAGCTGCCTTTGCCCAACTGCCTCAAAAAGTCATTTGGAGACACACTGGACCTCGGCCTTCTACCCTTGGCAATAACACATTACTAGTGAGCTGGATGCCACAGAATGACCTACTTGGACACACCAAGACTCAGGTCTTTGTAGCCCATGGAGGAACCAATGGTGTTCAGGAGGCTATCTATCATGGCGTACCCATTTTAGGCCTGCCTATAGCATTCGATCAACCTGATAACCTGTCAAGGATGAGAGAAAAGGGAACAGCTCGAGTCCTGGATATTTCTGAGTTGGACAGATCGGTATTTTTAGAGGCATTAAAGGAGATGCTGTATAatccatcttacagagagaagATGCAGAAGTTGTCTCGACTGCATCATGACCAGCCCATAAAACCTCTTGACCGTGCGGTCTTCTGGATTGAATATGTCATAAGGAATGGCGGTGCTCCTCACTTACGCACACAGTCATTCAGGATGTCCTGGATTACCTATCACTCTGTGGATGTAATGCTCACATTGCTGGGAGCTCTGCTGATTAGTGGCTGGCTAACATTTTTGTTGCTGAGATGTCTTTGTTTTAAAGTAATCTTTAATAAGAAAATCAAACCTGAATGA
- the LOC131364737 gene encoding UDP-glucuronosyltransferase 2A2-like encodes MYHSTLLTILFLLSVPCGVYSGNILVFPVDGSHWINMKVLITELHSKGHNITVIHSSDSRYIKEESPYYKYITVDVGALDDDFFATFASHLLQVQRQQNSTWGKIMILMEGLKKFSEFHEKICNMTSKIFQNETMMKSLQQTKFDMVLADPAMGGGVLLAHKLGLPLVFNVRWTMLGEGHFAIAPSPLSYVPVPGAELTDKMTFTQRVINVLTYFFTYYQQIKHSVQPYQAFCQKYFGPDVDYFSLLQNADIWLMRNDFTFEFPRPTMPNVVYMGGFQCKPSKPLPDDLEKFVQSSGKHGVIIMSLGTLFGQLDVNLADEIAAAFAQLPQKVIWRHTGPRPSTLGNNTLLVDWMPQNDLLGHTKTKVFVAHGGTNGVQEAIYHGVPILGLPIAFDQPDNLSRMREKGTARVLDISELDRSVFLEALKEMLYNPSYREKMQKLSRLHHDQPIKPLDRAVFWIEYVIRNGGAPHLRTQSFRMSWITYHSVDVMLTLLGALLISGWLTFLLLRCLCFKVIFNKKIKPE; translated from the coding sequence ATGTATCACTCAACGCTTCTCACAATTTTGTTCCTGTTGTCTGTTCCATGTGGGGTCTATTCTGGTAACATTTTGGTATTTCCAGTTGATGGAAGCCACTGGATTAATATGAAAGTTCTCATTACAGAACTACATTCAAAAGGCCACAACATCACAGTGATTCACAGTTCAGACAGTAGGTACATTAAAGAAGAGTCACCCTACtacaaatacatcactgtagatgTTGGTGCACTTGATGATGACTTTTTTGCCACTTTTGCATCCCATTTGCTTCAAGTGCAACGACAACAAAATTCCACATGGGGCAAAATCATGATTTTAATGGAGGGCTTGAAAAAGTTCTCAGAGTTTCATGAGAAAATTTGCAACATGACTTCCAAGATATTTCAAAATGAGACCATGATGAAGTCTTTGCAGCAGACTAAATTTGATATGGTTTTAGCTGACCCTGCTATGGGAGGTGGTGTGTTACTAGCACACAAACTTGgcctccctctggtgttcaatgTTCGCTGGACGATGCTTGGAGAGGGCCATTTTGCCATTGCTCCCTCTCCTCTGTCTTATGTACCTGTTCCTGGAGCAGAGCTAACAGACAAAATGACTTTTACTCAAAGAGTCATAAATGTGTTGACTTACTTCTTCACATACTATCAACAAATTAAGCATTCTGTTCAACCTTACCAGGCTTTTTGTCAGAAATACTTTGGACCTGATGTGGATTATTTTTCCCTTCTTCAGAATGCAGATATTTGGCTCATGAGAAATGACTTTACTTTTGAATTTCCACGACCCACAATGCCAAATGTGGTCTATATGGGAGGCTTCCAGTGCAAGCCCTCCAAGCCACTTCCTGATGATCTAGAAAAGTTTGTGCAGAGTTCAGGGAAACATGGGGTCATCATAATGTCTTTGGGAACTCTTTTTGGACAACTTGATGTAAACCTTGCAGATGAGATAGCAGCTGCCTTTGCCCAACTGCCTCAGAAAGTCATTTGGAGACACACTGGACCTCGGCCTTCTACCCTTGGCAATAACACATTACTAGTGGACTGGATGCCACAGAATGACCTACTTGGACACACCAAGACTAAGGTCTTTGTAGCCCATGGAGGAACCAATGGTGTTCAGGAGGCTATCTATCATGGCGTACCCATTTTAGGCCTGCCTATAGCATTCGATCAACCTGATAACCTGTCAAGGATGAGAGAAAAGGGAACAGCTCGAGTCCTGGATATTTCTGAGTTGGACAGATCGGTATTTTTAGAGGCATTAAAGGAGATGCTGTATAatccatcttacagagagaagATGCAGAAGTTGTCTCGACTGCATCATGACCAGCCCATAAAACCTCTTGACCGTGCGGTCTTCTGGATTGAATATGTCATAAGGAATGGCGGTGCTCCTCACTTACGCACACAGTCATTCAGGATGTCCTGGATTACCTATCACTCTGTGGATGTAATGCTCACATTGCTGGGAGCTCTGCTGATTAGTGGCTGGCTAACATTTTTGTTGCTGAGATGTCTTTGCTTTAAAGTAATCTTTAATAAGAAAATCAAACCTGAATGA